Proteins encoded together in one Sinorhizobium sp. B11 window:
- a CDS encoding DUF1971 domain-containing protein — translation MDTAKLEEGQILPVLERFYEKVRRDPMLGPVFAVVADWPEHLQRLTDFWSSLMLTSGKYKGNPVAMHLIHADRIEPAMFERWLAIWHETTNEMLLPSVAQEMQIKAGRIASRLNLALTGEVLELRAPDAVLALTPYKTTKIFDETTVPTALLESHRLKSGAWALIRVLRGGVRLVTGQTVSSLSPDCIGRVLPEVEHHLELHGPVQFQIEFFDRDPLHTDSIERKEYA, via the coding sequence ATGGATACGGCCAAATTGGAAGAGGGGCAGATCCTCCCGGTACTGGAGCGGTTTTACGAAAAGGTCCGGCGTGATCCGATGCTTGGCCCGGTTTTCGCCGTGGTTGCGGATTGGCCGGAGCATTTGCAGCGACTAACCGACTTCTGGTCTTCGCTGATGCTGACATCAGGCAAATACAAGGGCAATCCCGTCGCGATGCACCTGATCCATGCCGACAGAATAGAGCCCGCGATGTTCGAACGCTGGCTTGCGATATGGCACGAGACAACGAACGAGATGTTGCTGCCTTCGGTTGCGCAGGAGATGCAAATCAAGGCGGGGCGGATTGCCTCGCGCCTGAACCTGGCGCTGACTGGGGAGGTGCTTGAATTACGGGCCCCAGATGCAGTGCTGGCGCTGACGCCATACAAGACGACAAAGATCTTCGATGAAACGACTGTGCCGACGGCGCTTCTCGAAAGCCATCGGCTCAAGTCCGGCGCTTGGGCGCTCATCCGCGTTCTGAGGGGCGGCGTGCGTCTGGTGACAGGGCAGACCGTGAGCTCCTTGAGCCCCGATTGTATCGGCCGGGTCCTGCCTGAGGTCGAGCATCATCTGGAACTCCACGGCCCGGTTCAATTTCAGATCGAATTCTTCGATCGCGATCCTCTCCACACTGATAGCATTGAAAGGAAAGAATATGCCTAA
- the hmpA gene encoding NO-inducible flavohemoprotein encodes MPKPLSPRTIELVKQSAPAVAAHASDITKTMYGLLFKDEHIKALFNQANHGENGSQVHALAAAIVGYAQNIDNLAPLVPVIERIAHKHIGFHILAEHYPYVAKSLLAAIREVLGEAASEELINAWGEAYWFLADTLIEREEQIRAELEKRAGGWNGWREFRVAEKIKESDVVTSFVLRPVDGQTVALHRAGQYLTFDFSLPEGVKMKRNYSISSGPNQDFYRISVKREENGKGASRYLHDNVEVGAILKVTPPAGDFYLPEEPTSEMVLLSGGVGLTPMVSMLEAIAADYPEVEAHFVHGALNSSTHAMDKHVRSLAQSHGRVSVSTFYSEPTAQDAAGYSHDEDGFVTGKWLAANTPIETANFYLCGPKPFLRAIVGDLLGLGVSRDRIHYEFFGPTDEALAA; translated from the coding sequence ATGCCTAAGCCACTTTCGCCGCGCACCATCGAACTGGTGAAGCAGAGCGCCCCGGCGGTCGCCGCCCATGCAAGCGACATTACGAAAACAATGTACGGGCTGCTCTTCAAGGATGAGCACATCAAGGCGCTGTTCAATCAGGCCAATCACGGTGAGAATGGTTCTCAGGTTCATGCACTGGCGGCGGCAATCGTCGGCTATGCACAGAATATCGACAACCTCGCACCACTCGTGCCCGTCATCGAACGGATCGCCCACAAGCACATCGGTTTTCATATCCTCGCCGAGCATTATCCCTACGTCGCCAAATCGTTGCTGGCGGCAATTCGTGAAGTATTGGGCGAAGCAGCATCCGAGGAACTTATCAATGCCTGGGGTGAAGCTTACTGGTTCCTTGCTGACACTCTGATCGAAAGAGAGGAGCAGATACGAGCCGAACTCGAAAAGCGGGCAGGCGGCTGGAACGGATGGCGCGAATTCAGGGTTGCCGAAAAAATCAAGGAAAGCGACGTCGTGACCTCCTTTGTCCTGCGTCCTGTCGACGGACAAACGGTGGCCTTGCATCGTGCCGGCCAGTACCTGACCTTCGATTTCAGCCTTCCCGAAGGCGTCAAGATGAAGCGGAACTATTCCATCTCATCCGGCCCGAACCAGGATTTCTACCGCATATCGGTCAAGCGGGAAGAAAACGGCAAGGGCGCGTCGCGCTATCTGCACGATAATGTCGAGGTGGGGGCGATCTTGAAAGTCACTCCGCCTGCCGGAGATTTCTACCTGCCCGAAGAGCCGACCAGCGAAATGGTTCTGCTGTCCGGCGGCGTGGGTCTTACGCCCATGGTCAGCATGCTGGAAGCGATCGCTGCCGATTATCCCGAAGTCGAAGCGCATTTCGTACACGGCGCGCTCAACAGCTCGACGCATGCGATGGACAAGCACGTCCGCTCGCTTGCGCAAAGCCATGGCCGGGTATCGGTCAGCACCTTCTACAGTGAACCGACGGCTCAGGATGCCGCGGGCTATTCTCATGACGAGGATGGTTTCGTTACCGGGAAATGGCTGGCCGCAAATACGCCGATTGAAACGGCCAATTTCTATCTCTGCGGACCGAAGCCGTTTCTGAGGGCAATAGTCGGTGACTTGCTGGGCCTTGGCGTTTCGCGCGATCGCATCCACTACGAATTCTTCGGGCCGACCGATGAGGCGCTGGCCGCCTGA
- a CDS encoding protein ndvB produces the protein MGATSVHVQASSADPDFGIRAPLLSNDQLRARAAQFAESRALDVTNFKNFDFFQRHRENEAEILRVYRAAAADVDAGESITPATEWLLDNHYIVEEAIQEVRRDFPKKFYRELRKITLDGTEVPRTLALAWLYMAHAHSNISNAGMAAVTEGFQDKETLRIGELWALPSLVRYVLIDNLRRVASHIDKSRLMRASANAAATQAIALGDAGAADHLETLAASLDDTTFVTQLHYRLRNALEPTESALSWLESKLAAKGTDAEAVMSAEQTRLGAANALMGSIIKSLREINDTDWSEWVEEVSTIDKLLWQQTDYAELDSGSRNSYRRQIEKLAKRSDKTEMDIAEAAVRLADRAKADSQDLSASAGNVGYYFVGNGRPALETEIGFRPPLGLRFMRVIRKLNWLAIAVPVLLLTLLALVITDAIFVDAGMPLFATIVLLLMFALPASEGATGLFNFFATFFITPDRLVGYEFKKGLPAEARTLVTIPCLIGKREHVDELVRNLEVHYLANARGEIYYALLSDWPDAQEEQNARDLEVLDYALSKIANLEARYAEDGKQRFYLLHRRRQYNPAEGAWMGWERKRGKLHELNMLLRGEPNTSFLPGADVVPQDVKYVMTLDSDTRVVRDTVTKLVGKLHHPINRPVFDEKKQRVVDGYGVLQPRVTPSLTTGKDASTFQRVFSVNRGLDPYVFAVSDVYQDITGEGTFTGKGLYHVDAFEASLKGRIKENSVLSHDLLEGSMARCALVTDCELVEDFPIRYEVEVSRQHRWARGDWQLLPYIFDDRRGVTALGCWKMFDNLRRSLTPIAWFLASVLGWYWMDPLGALIWQILLIFSLFVAPTLSLINGIIPRTSDIILQAHLHTVWKDIENANAQVAMRIVFIADIACVMADAIIRSLYRLFVSRKLMLQWRTAASAQAMAQTTILGHYKVMWRAPVLAILALLFVISSGDSAWMVGLPFVILWALSPAIAWTVSQTAETEDRLDVPETVRNELRKIARRTWRYFDHFVVPGQHYLPPDNVQQTPHAVVAMRTSPTNIGVYLLSVISARRFGWISFEDAVKRIEQTIETVDRLEKYRGHLFNWYHTDTLKPLGRRYVSSVDSGNFAGHLIAVSSACRIWAQSPLAHIHTDLDGIGDVAAILREVLNELREADRSVRSLHDRLDGRIADLEAAVATGKREKEFSSGLIERFAGQAREIRELAGSLDREVKTAQSDEVVHWAEKLVATCELHQVDKAFDPSQVDAISERLTRVGNRAREIAFDMDFSFLYRPERRLLSIGFRVETEEVDAACYDLLASEARLTSLFSVAKGDLPTEHWYKLGRHVVPVGPRGALVSWSGSMFEYLMPPLVMQERSGGILNQTNNLIVLEQMNYARKLGTPWGISEAAFNARDHQMNYQYSNFGVPTLGLKRGLGQNAVIAPYASLLASQYNPVAALENLNRLRAVGALGMYGFHDAVDFTPNRVPEGKQCAVVYNYYAHHHGMSIAAVANVAFDGMLRELFHADPVIEAAELLLQEKAPRDIPVMAAKHETDAPATIQGDLMRPEVRRLEDPASRERELLLLSNGRYSTMLTATGSGYSRWKNLSVNRWRADPTEDRWGSFIFLRDTASNEWWSATAEPRSIANEHVRVSFSDDKAEFVKTVGELTSEMEVFVASDHDAEGRRLTITNTGTEDRMIEVTSYMEPVATLDIVDTGHPVFARMFLKTEIAAAGDAIVVERQRRGLTDPDVAIAQLIVDTSGGSGPTQCETDRMRFLGRGRTLTEAAAFDADAKLSGTDGFTMDACVSLRRTLRVPAGEKVSVTFWTVAAGERAELEAALEHYRQPESFAQGLVQAWTRTQSQLRQIGVNSKEAAAYQRFARYIIYPDMALRADSKLVREGLKSQSVLWGATLSGDAPLMTLRITDELGTDLVKELLRAQGLLQARGVEVDLVIFNERAGEAAGEMQRTIDQLCDAARHASEIAGIQRNIYVLRKDLTTPEAYDAIIAASRVVWRGRDGSLIDQVQKARSVAGSPALLGQWGDSTLVPRMVRNAGDATSADGSDLAFWNGYGGFAADGSEYVVRLSGGEQTPHPWVNIMANDSFGFHVSAEGAAFTWSQNSRDHQLTPWTNDMVTNRPGEAFYLKDLDRGSVIVPYASLAQRSDTRFEARHGLGYSVFSTVQDEIALEVTQTLHMQKSVKLTQLRIRNEAGETRKLRLYGYAEWILGNNPTKSKPFIISNFDSASGAVFANNPFSVNFGTRVAAFAASETPSSVSTSRREFIGRHGTIQQPRTVSAGSRLSNALDLDGDPAAAMAFDLTIGPGEVRDICFYMGDAASQEEAAALIAEIRTVGFEEVLGQTRDFWKNFTGKTRVSTPDQRLDFMVNSWLPYQTYGCRIMARTAFYQSSGAWNLRDQLQDSLAFLLHSPEIARKQILNTGRRQFPEGDFQHWWLADSGAGVRTNISDDPVWLAYAVDQYCTATGDGAIMDEMLPFVEGAQLSPGQYDAFIQPRVSDNTASLYEHAALGLDLAIKRTGVNGLPLMMSGDWCDKMDRVGMAGRGESVWLGWFLAGALRRFIAYAEARGDTQRVSHWTAHLEKLKSAIETAGWDGEYYRRGYYDNGAPLGSSQSEEDKIDSIAQSWSVLSGEGNPERSGMAMKAVLDKLVDEEGKFIRLLTPPFVKPVNDPGVIRAYPPGVRENGGQYTHAATWAVLALARMGRAEDAWRAFEMLNPINHSLDKSSADVYRIEPYVIAGDVYGEGALKGRGGWSWYTGSAGWLYRVAVEGILGIRSENGRLHVRPVLPAGWDGFSAELDLPSGKYQVSVSKVDSDRCSVTINGAAVDDLNEGYLLAAK, from the coding sequence ATGGGTGCTACGAGCGTGCATGTTCAAGCATCGTCCGCGGATCCTGATTTCGGCATTCGCGCGCCGCTCCTGTCGAACGACCAGTTGAGGGCCAGGGCTGCGCAGTTTGCGGAAAGCCGCGCCCTTGATGTAACGAATTTCAAGAATTTTGATTTCTTCCAGCGCCACCGGGAGAATGAGGCCGAGATCCTGAGGGTCTACCGCGCCGCTGCCGCTGACGTCGATGCCGGCGAGAGCATTACGCCCGCCACCGAATGGCTGCTCGACAATCACTACATCGTCGAAGAGGCGATCCAGGAAGTCCGTCGCGACTTTCCGAAGAAGTTCTATCGCGAGCTGCGCAAGATCACGCTCGACGGGACGGAAGTGCCGCGCACGCTGGCGCTTGCCTGGCTCTACATGGCGCATGCTCACAGCAATATCAGCAATGCCGGCATGGCAGCCGTCACAGAAGGGTTCCAAGATAAGGAAACGCTGCGCATCGGCGAGCTCTGGGCGCTACCGTCGCTCGTCCGTTATGTGCTGATCGACAACCTTCGCCGCGTCGCGTCTCATATCGACAAGAGCCGCCTGATGCGGGCAAGCGCCAATGCCGCGGCGACCCAGGCGATCGCGCTCGGCGACGCAGGCGCGGCCGATCATCTGGAGACGCTGGCTGCCAGCCTCGACGATACGACCTTCGTCACGCAGCTGCATTATCGCCTGCGCAATGCGCTCGAGCCGACCGAATCCGCGCTGAGCTGGCTTGAGAGCAAGCTTGCCGCAAAGGGGACCGACGCCGAAGCCGTCATGTCGGCGGAACAGACTCGTCTTGGCGCGGCCAATGCTCTGATGGGCAGTATCATCAAGAGCCTGCGCGAGATCAACGATACCGACTGGTCCGAATGGGTCGAAGAGGTCAGCACCATCGACAAGCTGCTTTGGCAGCAGACGGATTATGCCGAGCTCGATTCCGGTTCCCGCAACAGCTATCGCCGCCAGATCGAAAAGCTCGCAAAGCGCTCCGACAAGACGGAAATGGATATCGCCGAGGCGGCCGTGCGCCTGGCCGACCGCGCGAAGGCCGACAGCCAGGATCTTTCGGCTTCAGCCGGCAATGTCGGCTATTATTTCGTCGGCAATGGACGTCCGGCGCTCGAAACCGAGATCGGCTTCCGGCCACCGCTCGGCTTGCGCTTCATGCGCGTGATCCGCAAGCTGAACTGGCTGGCGATCGCCGTACCGGTTCTGCTGCTGACGCTGCTGGCACTGGTCATCACCGATGCCATTTTCGTTGACGCCGGCATGCCGCTTTTTGCGACGATCGTGCTGCTGCTGATGTTTGCGCTTCCGGCTTCCGAGGGAGCGACCGGCCTCTTCAACTTCTTCGCCACCTTCTTCATCACGCCCGACCGCCTCGTCGGCTACGAATTCAAGAAGGGCCTGCCGGCGGAAGCCCGCACGCTCGTCACGATTCCCTGCCTGATCGGCAAGCGCGAACATGTCGATGAACTCGTTCGTAACCTCGAAGTTCATTACCTCGCCAATGCGCGCGGTGAGATCTACTACGCGCTTTTGAGCGACTGGCCGGATGCACAGGAAGAACAGAACGCCCGCGATCTGGAAGTGCTCGACTATGCGTTGAGCAAGATTGCCAATTTGGAGGCACGTTACGCCGAAGACGGCAAGCAGCGCTTCTACCTCCTGCATCGCCGCCGCCAATATAATCCCGCCGAAGGCGCCTGGATGGGCTGGGAGCGCAAGCGCGGCAAGCTGCACGAACTGAATATGCTGCTGCGTGGCGAGCCGAATACGAGTTTCCTGCCGGGCGCCGATGTCGTGCCGCAGGACGTGAAATATGTGATGACGCTCGACAGCGACACGCGTGTCGTCCGCGACACGGTGACCAAGCTTGTCGGCAAGCTGCATCATCCGATCAACCGCCCTGTCTTCGACGAAAAGAAACAGCGTGTCGTTGATGGTTACGGCGTGCTCCAGCCCCGCGTGACGCCGTCGCTGACGACAGGCAAGGATGCATCGACCTTCCAGCGCGTCTTCTCGGTCAATCGCGGTCTCGACCCTTACGTCTTTGCCGTCTCTGACGTTTATCAGGACATTACCGGCGAAGGCACGTTTACCGGCAAGGGGCTCTATCACGTCGATGCTTTCGAGGCGTCGCTGAAGGGCCGGATCAAGGAAAACTCCGTTCTGAGCCACGACCTGCTCGAAGGTTCGATGGCGCGCTGCGCACTTGTGACGGACTGCGAACTGGTCGAGGATTTTCCGATCCGTTATGAGGTGGAAGTCTCGCGCCAGCACCGCTGGGCCCGCGGCGACTGGCAACTTCTTCCCTATATCTTCGATGATCGCCGTGGCGTGACTGCGCTCGGCTGCTGGAAGATGTTCGACAATCTTCGCCGCTCGCTGACCCCGATCGCCTGGTTCCTGGCATCGGTTCTCGGCTGGTACTGGATGGACCCGCTTGGTGCGCTCATCTGGCAGATCCTGCTGATCTTCAGCCTGTTCGTTGCGCCGACCCTGTCGCTGATCAATGGTATCATCCCTCGCACCAGCGACATCATCCTTCAGGCGCACCTGCATACGGTCTGGAAAGACATCGAGAATGCCAACGCCCAGGTGGCGATGCGCATCGTCTTCATCGCCGACATTGCCTGCGTGATGGCCGACGCAATCATCCGCTCGCTCTATCGACTGTTCGTCAGCCGCAAGCTGATGCTGCAGTGGCGTACGGCCGCGAGCGCCCAGGCCATGGCGCAGACGACCATCCTCGGCCACTACAAGGTCATGTGGCGGGCTCCGGTGCTTGCCATCCTGGCATTGCTTTTCGTCATTTCCTCCGGCGACAGCGCCTGGATGGTCGGTCTTCCCTTCGTCATTCTGTGGGCGCTCTCGCCGGCTATCGCCTGGACGGTCAGCCAGACGGCGGAAACCGAAGACCGGCTCGATGTGCCGGAGACTGTCCGCAACGAATTGCGCAAGATCGCAAGGCGTACCTGGCGCTATTTCGACCACTTCGTGGTTCCCGGCCAGCATTACCTGCCTCCGGACAATGTCCAGCAGACGCCGCATGCCGTCGTGGCCATGCGCACGTCGCCGACCAATATCGGCGTCTACCTGTTGTCGGTGATTTCGGCGCGCCGTTTCGGCTGGATTTCCTTCGAAGACGCGGTCAAGCGTATCGAGCAGACGATCGAAACCGTCGACCGGCTCGAGAAGTATCGCGGTCATCTCTTCAACTGGTATCATACAGACACCCTAAAGCCGCTTGGCCGGCGCTATGTGTCATCGGTCGACAGCGGCAATTTTGCCGGTCATCTGATTGCGGTATCGTCAGCTTGCCGCATCTGGGCGCAGTCGCCGCTTGCCCATATTCACACTGACCTTGATGGCATCGGCGATGTCGCGGCCATTCTTCGCGAGGTGCTGAACGAGCTTCGGGAAGCAGACAGGTCTGTCCGATCCCTTCACGATCGTCTGGATGGCCGGATCGCCGACCTCGAAGCTGCGGTTGCCACCGGCAAACGCGAGAAGGAGTTCTCTTCGGGCCTGATCGAGCGGTTCGCCGGACAGGCGCGGGAAATTCGCGAACTCGCCGGCAGCCTCGACCGGGAGGTCAAGACGGCGCAGAGTGACGAGGTTGTTCATTGGGCCGAGAAGCTCGTGGCAACCTGCGAGCTTCATCAGGTAGATAAAGCCTTCGATCCTTCGCAGGTGGATGCCATCAGCGAAAGGCTGACGCGCGTCGGCAACCGTGCCCGCGAAATCGCCTTCGACATGGATTTCAGCTTCCTCTATCGCCCCGAGCGTCGGCTCCTGTCGATCGGCTTCCGCGTGGAGACGGAAGAAGTCGATGCGGCCTGCTACGACCTTCTTGCTTCGGAAGCGCGCCTGACCAGCCTGTTTTCCGTCGCCAAGGGCGATCTTCCGACGGAGCACTGGTACAAGCTCGGCCGTCACGTCGTGCCTGTCGGCCCGCGCGGGGCGCTCGTTTCCTGGTCCGGCTCGATGTTCGAATATCTGATGCCGCCGCTCGTCATGCAGGAGCGCAGCGGTGGTATTCTCAACCAGACCAACAATCTGATCGTTCTCGAACAGATGAATTACGCCCGCAAGCTCGGCACCCCCTGGGGCATCTCGGAAGCGGCCTTCAATGCTCGCGACCACCAGATGAACTATCAGTACAGCAATTTTGGCGTGCCGACGCTCGGTCTGAAGCGCGGTCTCGGCCAGAATGCCGTCATCGCCCCTTACGCTTCGCTGCTGGCGAGCCAGTACAATCCGGTCGCAGCACTCGAAAACCTCAACAGGCTGCGGGCCGTCGGCGCGCTCGGCATGTATGGTTTCCATGATGCCGTGGATTTCACGCCGAACCGTGTGCCTGAGGGCAAGCAGTGCGCTGTGGTCTACAACTACTATGCGCACCATCACGGCATGTCGATTGCGGCCGTTGCCAACGTCGCCTTCGACGGCATGCTGCGCGAACTCTTCCACGCCGATCCGGTCATCGAAGCAGCCGAGCTGCTACTGCAGGAAAAGGCACCGCGCGACATCCCCGTCATGGCGGCCAAGCACGAAACCGATGCGCCTGCCACCATCCAGGGCGATCTCATGCGCCCGGAAGTGCGCCGCCTGGAAGACCCGGCATCGCGCGAACGCGAATTGCTGCTGCTCTCCAACGGTCGCTATTCGACCATGCTGACGGCGACAGGATCCGGCTATAGCCGCTGGAAGAACCTCTCCGTCAACCGCTGGCGGGCCGATCCGACCGAGGATCGCTGGGGTTCCTTCATCTTCCTGCGGGACACCGCATCGAACGAGTGGTGGTCCGCGACCGCCGAGCCACGCTCGATTGCCAACGAGCACGTGCGCGTCAGCTTCAGCGACGACAAGGCCGAATTCGTCAAGACCGTCGGTGAACTGACCAGCGAGATGGAGGTCTTCGTCGCGAGCGATCACGATGCGGAAGGCCGCCGTCTGACGATCACCAATACCGGCACGGAAGATCGCATGATCGAGGTGACCTCCTATATGGAGCCGGTCGCGACACTCGATATCGTCGATACGGGCCACCCGGTCTTTGCCCGCATGTTCCTGAAGACCGAAATCGCCGCGGCCGGCGACGCGATCGTCGTCGAGCGCCAGAGGCGTGGCCTGACGGATCCGGATGTCGCCATCGCGCAGCTTATCGTTGATACGTCAGGCGGAAGCGGCCCGACGCAATGCGAGACTGATCGCATGCGCTTCCTCGGTCGCGGCCGTACCCTGACCGAAGCTGCGGCTTTCGATGCCGATGCCAAGCTGTCAGGCACGGACGGTTTCACCATGGACGCCTGCGTGTCGCTGCGCCGTACGCTTCGCGTGCCGGCCGGCGAAAAGGTCAGCGTGACCTTCTGGACCGTTGCGGCCGGCGAACGCGCCGAACTCGAAGCGGCGCTCGAGCATTATCGCCAGCCGGAGAGCTTTGCCCAGGGCCTCGTCCAGGCCTGGACAAGAACGCAGAGCCAGTTGCGCCAGATCGGCGTCAACTCGAAGGAAGCGGCCGCCTATCAGCGGTTCGCCCGCTACATAATCTATCCCGACATGGCGCTGCGCGCCGACAGCAAGCTGGTTCGGGAGGGCCTCAAGTCGCAGTCCGTGCTCTGGGGCGCAACGCTCTCCGGCGACGCACCACTGATGACGCTGCGCATCACTGATGAGCTCGGCACCGATCTTGTCAAGGAACTGCTGCGCGCCCAGGGCCTCCTGCAGGCCCGCGGCGTAGAGGTCGATCTCGTTATCTTCAATGAGCGCGCCGGTGAGGCGGCTGGCGAGATGCAGCGCACGATCGACCAGCTTTGTGACGCCGCGCGTCACGCCAGCGAGATTGCCGGCATCCAGCGCAACATCTACGTGTTGCGCAAGGATCTGACGACGCCGGAAGCCTATGATGCCATCATTGCCGCCTCGCGTGTCGTGTGGCGCGGCCGCGACGGCAGCCTGATCGACCAGGTGCAGAAGGCCCGCTCCGTTGCCGGCTCCCCGGCGCTGCTCGGCCAGTGGGGCGATTCCACCCTCGTTCCGAGGATGGTTCGCAACGCAGGCGATGCGACCTCGGCCGATGGCAGCGATCTCGCCTTCTGGAACGGCTACGGCGGCTTTGCGGCCGATGGCAGCGAATATGTCGTGCGCCTCTCGGGCGGCGAACAGACGCCGCATCCGTGGGTCAACATCATGGCCAATGACAGTTTCGGCTTCCATGTCTCGGCCGAAGGCGCCGCCTTCACCTGGAGCCAGAACTCGCGCGACCATCAGCTGACACCCTGGACCAACGACATGGTCACCAACCGGCCGGGCGAGGCCTTCTACCTGAAGGATCTCGACCGCGGTTCGGTCATCGTGCCCTATGCGTCGCTGGCGCAGCGTTCCGACACGCGCTTCGAGGCCCGCCATGGCCTCGGCTACTCGGTGTTCTCGACGGTTCAGGACGAAATCGCCCTGGAGGTTACGCAGACCCTGCATATGCAGAAGTCGGTCAAGCTGACGCAGTTGCGCATCCGCAACGAAGCGGGTGAGACGCGCAAACTGCGTCTCTATGGTTATGCCGAATGGATCCTCGGCAACAACCCGACGAAGAGCAAGCCCTTCATCATCTCGAACTTCGACAGTGCGAGTGGGGCGGTCTTTGCGAATAATCCGTTCAGCGTGAACTTCGGCACGCGTGTCGCCGCATTTGCGGCAAGCGAAACGCCGTCGAGCGTTTCCACCAGCCGCCGCGAGTTCATCGGCCGTCACGGGACGATCCAGCAGCCGCGCACCGTTTCTGCGGGCTCGCGTCTCTCCAACGCTTTGGATCTCGATGGTGATCCGGCAGCCGCCATGGCCTTCGATCTGACGATCGGGCCTGGCGAAGTGCGCGACATCTGCTTCTATATGGGCGATGCCGCCTCGCAGGAGGAAGCCGCCGCTCTGATCGCCGAGATCCGCACCGTCGGCTTCGAAGAGGTTCTCGGTCAGACCCGCGATTTCTGGAAGAACTTTACCGGCAAGACGCGTGTTTCGACACCGGATCAGCGTCTCGACTTCATGGTCAACAGCTGGCTGCCCTATCAGACCTACGGCTGCCGTATCATGGCGCGCACCGCCTTCTATCAGTCGAGCGGTGCCTGGAACCTGCGCGACCAGTTGCAGGATTCGCTGGCCTTCCTTCTGCATTCGCCGGAAATCGCCCGAAAGCAGATCCTCAACACCGGCCGGCGCCAGTTTCCGGAAGGCGACTTCCAGCATTGGTGGCTGGCAGACAGCGGCGCCGGCGTTCGCACGAACATCTCCGACGATCCGGTCTGGCTTGCCTATGCCGTCGATCAGTATTGCACGGCGACAGGCGACGGCGCGATCATGGACGAGATGCTGCCCTTCGTCGAGGGCGCGCAGCTCAGCCCCGGTCAGTACGATGCTTTCATCCAGCCGCGTGTTTCCGACAATACCGCATCGCTCTACGAGCATGCGGCCCTCGGGCTGGATCTTGCGATCAAACGCACCGGCGTCAACGGCTTGCCGCTGATGATGAGCGGCGACTGGTGTGACAAGATGGACCGGGTGGGCATGGCCGGCCGTGGCGAAAGCGTCTGGCTTGGATGGTTCCTGGCCGGTGCCCTGCGCCGCTTCATTGCCTATGCCGAAGCTCGTGGCGACACGCAGCGTGTCAGCCACTGGACCGCACATCTGGAGAAGCTCAAGAGCGCGATCGAAACGGCGGGCTGGGACGGCGAATATTACCGCCGTGGCTATTACGACAACGGCGCGCCGCTCGGCTCCAGCCAATCCGAAGAGGACAAGATCGATTCGATCGCCCAGTCCTGGAGCGTGCTGTCAGGCGAGGGCAATCCGGAACGCAGCGGCATGGCGATGAAGGCCGTCCTCGACAAGCTCGTCGATGAGGAGGGCAAGTTCATCCGCCTGCTGACGCCGCCTTTCGTCAAGCCGGTCAACGATCCCGGCGTGATCAGGGCCTATCCGCCCGGTGTTCGCG